The following are from one region of the Gossypium hirsutum isolate 1008001.06 chromosome D03, Gossypium_hirsutum_v2.1, whole genome shotgun sequence genome:
- the LOC107950073 gene encoding cyclin-dependent kinase B1-2, giving the protein MLGSTHYSTAVDMWSVGCIFAEMVRRQALFPGDSEFQQLLHIFRLLGTPTEKQWPGVTSLRDWHVYPRWEPQNLERAVPSLSPEGVDLLSKMLKYDPAERISAKAAMDHPYFDSLDKSQF; this is encoded by the exons ATGCTTGGTTCTACTCACTACTCCACCGCCGTCGACATGTGGTCTGTTGGATGCATCTTCGCCGAAATGGTTAGAAGGCAAGCATTGTTCCCGGGGGATTCTGAATTCCAGCAATTGCTCCACATTTTCAG GTTACTGGGCACCCCAACTGAGAAGCAATGGCCTGGGGTTACCTCTCTAAGGGATTGGCACGTGTACCCACGGTGGGAGCCTCAGAACTTGGAACGCGCTGTTCCTTCCCTTTCTCCTGAAGGGGTTGATCTCCTCTCT AAGATGCTTAAATATGACCCTGCAGAGAGAATATCAGCAAAAGCAGCTATGGATCATCCTTATTTTGACAGCCTTGATAAGTCCCAATTCTGA